The genomic DNA ACATCCGGTATCACAGAAAACATACTCCGCAGGGATTTGTGGATAGTTCTGCCGCATATAAATGGCAAGGGCTGCGGAGTCTTTACCTCCTGAAACACTGACGATATGTCGGATTTCATCAGACGGATTGTTCAACGCCTCTTGTATGGTCGCCATGTCAATCTTCTCCAATGTTGTCTTCAATAATATCCACAAACAAAGCACGCGCTTCTTCCTGGCCGACGATATCTGTCAAACGTTCATACAATACATTCATGCGTTCTTGCACCAGATTCGCCAAACCATTTTTGACTGCACCACTTGTCTTGAATTCAAACGACAAGGCGGATTCTTCAATGTGCCTCACTGTACTGCGAATTTCCCGATCAAAATTTGCGATGTAGCTATCATCCCACCGGCTAATCGTCTTTTGGAAGAATAGACCTGACAATGAGTCAATAAGCTTGGCATCCGATTTATAAGTCATACGCATACGGGACAATAGACTTTTCGACTTATTGTCATTTAGCGCATCAGATATTTCATCGGGAAAACACAGTGCCCAGCGATTGGCTATTTCCTTTACCTGTCCGTTTGATTTCCAGTTCAAAGATAGCGCACGGCGCAAAGAAGAAATCGCTTTTTCTCGGTAACTATCAACGACCTCAAAGAGTTCATTCTTGCATTTTTCGAGAGATTCTAACAACACATGTCGCTCATCAATTGAGCAGCCCAATGCTCTTGGAATGCGCTCAAACAGCAGTTGCACCGGATCAGACTGATGGCGAAGTATATCTTGGAAGCGACGAGTTTGCTGTGTCAAAAATCTCGTTGAAAGCGCGCCAGCAGGAAGTCCTGCCTTCCAGTTTTCAAGCGCGTCATAGCAGGCTCGAATGAGATCATTTCCGGTGGCTAACCTTGCTTGAGTATCAAAGAGTTCGAGAACAGCGCTGAGATAATCGCGTTTGGTTCGATCAATATCTAAGACAATAAATTCATACTCTTCCGGTTCACGACATAACTGTTCAATATCCGAAGGTAGAATATCAGATACGTAACTCCCTTTATAGCGTAGCGAATACACACTGGGAAACGCTTTGAGACCTGCGGCGAAGAGAATAGGGAGCAACCCGGCGCGAACCCCGAAAGGTGGTTCCATTAGTTCATCAAAAAATCTTCGTATATCCTTAGGCTGATCCGATGAAACTGTGAAAAATTGCTGGATTTTTTTCCATATTTTTTGAAGCCCAAGATCTTCAACCTGCTCGGGTAAAGCGTAGTTCCAAACTTCATCTTTATTGGTATAAAGACCCGTATGAAAAAGAATAGTTCGGAACATTGATGCATCGGGAGAATTACCTTTAATCCCAAGATTTTCCTGACCCGACCGATCAAGGATCCCGAGCAAGAGCTTCTTACGTGAATTGACCACAGTAGGAGTAGGCTTATGCCGAACGATCATCTCATTATTGATCTTGGGAGTATAGTGAAAAATTTTCTGCATGATCTCGGACAATTCATTCCGCAGGTCATAAGCATTTTTGACTGATAACTCACCCCCCTTGTAAAACCAGCGAGGCCCTTCCCTACTCGGCAGAATCAACCGATCAAGGAGCTTTTGAAGGTGGCTACGGGCATCATCTGTCATCTGTTGAATTTCAGACAATACCATCGGATCTGATTCCACCAACTTATCATCCTCTTGCATCTGAGTTAAACACCACACTTCCAAAGCTGCCTCAAATAGAGGGACGGGCACTCTGGGCACCGCAAGAATGGCTCGGTCATCACACTGGTATTTAGAAGTTAGTTGCTTTGCTTCTTGAAGTTCCTCTACTGTCTCGGCAACTACATATATAATTTTCCCATCACATCTAACAGGCATATTTAGATATTCATCCAATTTTTCCAGACTACAATATTCTCCCTGTAGAAAACGCCTGATATGGAAATCGCTATTATACATGACTGGTCGCCAGACGGGAGGATAGGCCTCATCCATCAAAAAAGTAAGGAAATCGAATGTCCTCCGCTGTCGCGACTTCTCTTCTTCAAGCCTGCCCCGAAGATCGGCATCTGTCCCATGCCAAACAGAAACTTCATCACTGTGTTTTCTGTGTAAAAGGAGTTTCTTATCTATGAGTTCAGCAACAACCGCTTCTTCCTGTTGAGACCCATTACTGACTATCCCGGCACCTGCATAGCCGCGTAGAGCAAATAGCAGCAAATCACGGGACGTACGGGACCGCTCACCATTCACACCAAAACCCAACAGACTTGCGGTTCTCAGCGCTGTTGCCGCCAAGTCATTATCATTATCGAGCTTTGAGAGAGCATTCTGTGTTTCAAGCCATTGTTTATATGTTCCACCTACAGCCGTATCTGTACGCATCTCCGGTGAAAAGTATTCGTAGAGATGATCTGGTCTAACATAATTTTGAAAATCCATGAAATTGAGAAAACTGAACAGCGTCCTTTCATTTTGCGCGACCCGACCTGAAATACGCGGTAACAAGTACAAAGTGGTGGGTTCCAGGGGATATGCACGGCGCAAGAGCGACTGGAGTTCCGATACCGTAAAGTCGGAAAACAGCCCAAGTTGCTTACACTCTTTTGCAGACACAAATACCTGTTTATCAGGCAAGACACCTGAGCTGTTCTGTTCGGAAACCACTTCTGATAGCAAACGGTATATTTCCTTGCTATCGTCGATGTACTGAATAGTCTGGAAGCGACCCTCAATTTTTCTCCATTCTGTACGAACCGAAGCAGGTGAATGGCTCGCATATTGTAACAACTCTTGATGCAACAACAATCCAAGCGTTACGGGAATAGCTATAGACCGACTCACACTCTCAGCTAACAATTGAATTTCACTCAAAGCAGCAGAACGTCCCTCGGCAATCAAAGACTCAATATGGCGCCCAAACTCATCCCACAAAATCACAACTTGATCACAGCCCGCCGCACGCGCCTTATCCCGAACCGCACCAAGCAATTCAATTGCCTGCTCAATCGTCTCACACGGCATGGACGCAATCGTACGCGCTTGACGACCGAGCTTTATGCGCCCCATCCCTTTGAGCGCGGCGTCCTTCAGACTTTTGCCCAAATTTTCACAATAACCCTGCAATGCCAGCACAAGCCCTTTGTCTGTCTCGTTGCGGCGTTCCATAGCAAACTTGTTCAAATCTGGACTAACTGCCTTTAGCTTGTCTTCAATAGCAGATAGTGTTTCATCGGCATCGGGGCGATTCTCAACCAAATGCAACAAATAGGTCGCTGTAATTGATTTACCTGTACCATAGGGCGCAACAACAAAAAATGCCCTGTCTTGTCCAAAACCGAGCAGGGACTTTATAAGAGGGACACTCTTAGCCGTAGGCTGGTAGTGTGCAATCCGATTCGGATATTCTGCATCGTATTGTATGTTGATAGAACGCAGAAATACTTCAGCATCAAATTTGGCTGTTATCTCAAGCTGCATGCTGATCTCTCCATTGGATCATGTCGTAGTGATTTCTCAGCCAATCAACGGGTTGCATTCGTCGAATGCGTATTCTTCTATCTCCTGCAAGACCGACTACCTGGATGTCCCTATTTGGATCTGTTTCTTCCGCATGAAGAGCAAGCGATAATAGGGATTCACTTGTCAATACAAATGCCCTACCTGGACCTCCTTTGCGCGTTGCTGCCTCTCTCAAGGATATATCGACTGTATCTTGTCCTGTCCTGACTTCCTCAAATGCCATAGAGAGGGCATAGCCCAATAAATGAGTGGGAATCTCCTTCTTCCCTTGATGCACCTGGTAATATCTTGATGTGCGAAAATAGCTCAATAATCCCAATTCGACTAATGGACACTCAAGCGCATCTTCTGGATCTTTGTTCTCTGTTGGAATATCCCTGGCATAGCTCTGCAACAGGCAGGCAACATCTCGCTGAATAGTATTTTCACTGGGGGGGCGAGACCGTAAGTTTTCTACATCGCGCATTAGACGATTTATACACATAGACCTTTCAAATCGGGAGTGGGTAAAAGTATTAAAGAACCAGGACCAGGTAAACACCTGATCTCCAGCATTCACCAGATTAACGTGCAAAGCCCACCATGTTCCAATATCAATAAAATACGGATCTCGCTCAAAAATAAGCCTGCCAAGCTCCATTTCTTTCAATCGGGTCTGGCGGCCACTACCTGTCTCGCGCTCTGCCAATCCCGTTACCTCCAGCCAGTGGCGAATAGAACGGGACATATTTTTTCCAACACCAAGCCAATCCGCAACATATTCATCATATAACAACTCGGGGTCCTTCATAAGCAGCTTGAGTCCTTTGTGAAGCCATCCTTCTCGAATTGCAAAAGTTTCATGTCCACTAAATTTCATCATCCCACCTCTGCTAAAAGCGACAACCGCCGCCGACTAAACCTCCGCAATTGTTCACACAACTGCGCCAGATGTGCAACCGTCTCATCGACATCTTCAATTGTATTGAACTCGGAAAAACTAAACCGAATACTCGCATAAGCCTCAGCCTCAGACAGCCCCATAGCTCGCAACACATACGAAGGCTCGGGTCGCTGATTGGTACATGCCGAACTCTGTGAACAGCGAATCCCTTCCTGATCCAACCGCGCCACGAGTGCCTGACCATCCACATCTCGAAACAGCAAATTCGTCGTATTGCAAACCCGCATATCGGGGTCGCCATTGATCTCCACATCGGGCACGCTATCAAGAACGGTCCGCTCAAAATGATCCCGGAGCGAAGCCATAAGCTCCTGCACATCCTCTAACCGCTCCAACCGCAACTGAGCAGCAGTTCCCATGCCAATAATGCCTGGCACATTCTCCGTCCCCGGTCGCAACCCACCTTCTTGTGATCCGCCCCAAAGCAAAGGCAACAACTCTTTGGACGACCTCACATAAAGTGCGCCAACGCCCTGTGGCCCGTGGAATTTATGCGCGGTAAAAGTCAAAAAATCAACGGGCAATTCTATTACAGAAATGGGCAACTTGCCAACTGCTTGCGCCGCATCAGTGTGAAACAACACCCCCCGAGACTTACAAAGCTGAGCAATTCTCTCAACGAGCAAAATCGCGCCTGTTTCATTATTCACCCACTGCACGGAAACCAGATCGGTATCTGGCGTAACAGCCTCATCCAATGCTTCCCAAACCAACTGCCCATAGCGATCCACCGGAACAGACACCACCTCAACACCTTTTGCGTCGAGATAATCGCACATCTTTAAAATTGACGAATGCTCTACAGTCGTCGTCACAATGCGAACCCGTTTTCCGGTTGGGGCACGTTGAACAACAGAATTAAACACCGTGTTATTTGTCTCAGTCCCACTCCCCATAAACACAATCTGACCTGCCTCAGCCCCCACCAAATTTGCAACGGCTTCACGCGATGCAACCATTGATTCTCGCACCCGGTCGCCAGCCGAATGCGCGCTCGACGGATTGCCAAAATCCTCATCCAATACACGCATCATTGCCTCGCGCACCTCGGGCAAAGGTCGCGTCGTCGCATTATTGTCTAAATACACTTCTCGCATAATCAACTCTAAAGCAAAATTCGTGCCTGAAATGGAAGAATTCAATGGGGGAATCGCATTGGGGTTACTGGCAATGTGCTGCGCGTGGCAGCTAAAATCATGCCGCAATGATAGGTGCTATTCCTATCGTCACGCCTGTAGGTCTGAAGTAGGCGTATAGAGGGGAGAGGCTGCTTTTAAAGCTTAATTCGCAGCAAAAACAAAGGGAATTATATACGAAAATGACGAAGATCTTAAAAACAATTTCGAAAGTGCTTGTCTGGGTGAGTTCTTTTTTGTAAAGCCTCTAAAAGTAATAGGTTATTAGCATTTCGTGTTTATTATAGTGAAAAACTGTCCTTTTGTTAAGCGATTTCTGTTACTTTTCTCACAAAAATCGCTCGCATTTAGATCCTGTTTCACCTGGGCATGTGGTACATATCTTTCACATGGCCGCCCATTCATCGCTCAAAATATACAGAGATTGTTCTGCGCCAAACAGACGATTCTCAAATTCAAGTTGTGAACAAGGGTATAATACAGCATATTGAAAACACAATAAAGGTATTTGATGCTGTCCATTATCATTATCAAGGAGGGTCTCATGGATCTCATCCGCGAATCATCCCTTATTCAGCAATTTAAACAAGAAGGCAGAGAGGAAGGTATTGGGCAAGGTATCCAGGAAAGTATCCAGGAAGTTCTGGAGATTCGATTTGATCTCCCTGCATCACATCCCTTATCTGATCGCATTTCGGCTATTGAAGATTTACAACGCCTCAAACAGTTGCACCGCGCAGCGATACAGGTGTCCCATCTTGATAAATTTGAACGCCTGTTAGATTCAACGGTATGACCTGAGACAAGTGCTTTTTTTAGGTCAGACTATATCTCTACCCCATAGGTAATGTCCTTCTGACATAAAACAAAAGCCCGATGAATAACTGATCCATCGAGCTTTTGTTATTTTCACTATCCTAATCTATTCATGCCGCAGTGCTTCCACCGGATTGGACAGCGCCGCGCGAAGGGCGTGGAAACTCACAGTAAATAACGCAATCGCCAGGGCAACTGCGCCACTCAAAACAAATATCCACCACGAAAGATCCGTGCGATAGGCAAAACTATCCAGCCAACTTCGCATCGCAAAATACGCAACCGGCCAGGCAAACAGATTCGCAATCAAAACCATAATCGCAAATGTCCTACAAACCAAAAACACAATATTTGACACACTCGCACCCAAAACCTTCCGCACCCCAATCTCTTTCACGCGCTGCTCAACCGTAAATGCCGCAAGGCCAAACAGCCCCATACACGCGAGCAAAATCGCCATCCCCGAAGAGAGCAATGTCAGCACCTGTGCCCGTTGTTCTGCATAGTACATGAATTCAAACTGCTGATCCCACATCATATAGTCAAACGGCTGATCTGCGGGAGCGAACTGCTTCCAGGTCTTTTCAAAAAAAGCGAGCGTCTCTTCCATGCCCTCGGCTTTGACCCGCGTGCCCAGATTGTAAAATTGCTGGTGCCGAAGCGTCAGTGCAATGGGGCCAATTTTGTCTCGCAACGGACTATAGTGAAAGTCCTGCACCACGCCAATCACCGTCCCCTTCCGATTTATCCCCCGATCAACCCACTCAAAAGACTTGCCAATAGGGTCGTCCCAACCGAGTTGCGCAACCGCCGTTTCATTGATAATAAAGGCTTTTGACGTATCTG from Gemmatimonadota bacterium includes the following:
- a CDS encoding cysteine desulfurase family protein, with amino-acid sequence MREVYLDNNATTRPLPEVREAMMRVLDEDFGNPSSAHSAGDRVRESMVASREAVANLVGAEAGQIVFMGSGTETNNTVFNSVVQRAPTGKRVRIVTTTVEHSSILKMCDYLDAKGVEVVSVPVDRYGQLVWEALDEAVTPDTDLVSVQWVNNETGAILLVERIAQLCKSRGVLFHTDAAQAVGKLPISVIELPVDFLTFTAHKFHGPQGVGALYVRSSKELLPLLWGGSQEGGLRPGTENVPGIIGMGTAAQLRLERLEDVQELMASLRDHFERTVLDSVPDVEINGDPDMRVCNTTNLLFRDVDGQALVARLDQEGIRCSQSSACTNQRPEPSYVLRAMGLSEAEAYASIRFSFSEFNTIEDVDETVAHLAQLCEQLRRFSRRRLSLLAEVG
- a CDS encoding DUF4007 family protein translates to MMKFSGHETFAIREGWLHKGLKLLMKDPELLYDEYVADWLGVGKNMSRSIRHWLEVTGLAERETGSGRQTRLKEMELGRLIFERDPYFIDIGTWWALHVNLVNAGDQVFTWSWFFNTFTHSRFERSMCINRLMRDVENLRSRPPSENTIQRDVACLLQSYARDIPTENKDPEDALECPLVELGLLSYFRTSRYYQVHQGKKEIPTHLLGYALSMAFEEVRTGQDTVDISLREAATRKGGPGRAFVLTSESLLSLALHAEETDPNRDIQVVGLAGDRRIRIRRMQPVDWLRNHYDMIQWRDQHAA